The following coding sequences are from one Coffea arabica cultivar ET-39 chromosome 11e, Coffea Arabica ET-39 HiFi, whole genome shotgun sequence window:
- the LOC140021296 gene encoding uncharacterized protein: protein MIGAFYKEFGEYEVVYAEGLALCSGLQWCMGAGLSDILVEVDSLVLVRLVQNRSVGKWPLCSVLSQLRLLLGKVKGSITHIHREANAVADSLAALSREGPYVTFQSVQQLPSRVRSLINLDAIGFPYIRRFPV, encoded by the coding sequence ATGATTGGTGCTTTTTATAAGGAATTTGGGGAATATGAAGTGGTATATGCGGAGGGATTAGCATTGTGTTCTGGGCTGCAGTGGTGTATGGGGGCAGGGTTGTCAGATATTTTGGTAGAGGTGGATTCTTTAGTGTTGGTAAGGTTGGTCCAGAATCGATCGGTTGGTAAGTGGCCGTTGTGTAGCGTCTTAAGTCAGCTTCGCTTGTTACTGGGCAAGGTGAAGGGGTCTATTACACATATTCATCGTGAGGCGAATGCCGTGGCAGACAGCTTAGCAGCGTTATCTCGGGAGGGTCCATATGTTACTTTTCAATCTGTTCAGCAGCTTCCAAGTAGAGTTCGGTCGCTGATTAATTTGGATGCGATAGGTTTTCCATACATTCGCAGGTTTCCTGTGTAG
- the LOC113717826 gene encoding ATP-dependent Clp protease proteolytic subunit 2, mitochondrial encodes MRSLISRGKLWKNFSTHLGSSSTTTAIGRSTIKDHRRGYSLIPMVIEHSSRGERAYDIFSRLLKERIVCINGPISDDTAHVVVAQLLFLESENPSKPIHMYLNSPGGAVTAGLAIYDTMQYIRSPINTICMGQAASMGSLLLAAGAKGERKSLPNATIMVHQPSGGYSGQAKDMTIHTKQIVRVWDSLNALYAKHTGQPLETIKTLMDRDHFMTPEEAKEFGIIDEVIDQRPVALVTDAVGTEK; translated from the exons ATGCGGAGCCTAATTTCGAGAGGCAAACTGTGGAAAAATTTCTCGACCCATTTGGGTTCTTCTTCTACTACTACTGCTATTGGGAGGTCTACAATTAAGGATCATCGGCGAGGGTACAGTTTGATTCCGATGGTGATAGAGCATTCCTCAAGAGGGGAAAGAgcttatgatattttctcaCGCCTATTGAAGGAGCGAATCGTTTGCATAAACGGACCCATTTCCGACGACACCGCCCACGTCGTGGTTGCGCAGCTCCTCTTCCTTGAATCCGAAAACCCTTCTAAACCCATCCATATGTACCTCAACTCTCCCGGTGGCGCCGTCACTGCCG GTCTTGCAATCTATGATACAATGCAGTACATCCGCTCTCCCATCAACACTATATGTATGGGTCAAGCTGCTTCAATGGGTTCTCTTCTTTTGGCTGCTGGTGCAAAGGGTGAAAGGAAATCACTCCCTAATGCTACCATTATGGTCCATCAGCCTTCTGGTGGCTATAGTGGACAGGCTAAAGATATGACCATTCACACAAAGCAGATAGTTCGAGTTTGGGATTCTCTGAATGCTTTATATGCAAAGCATACTGGGCAACCTTTAGAAACAATTAAAACACTTATGGACAGGGACCATTTTATGACCCCAGAAGAGGCAAAGGAATTTGGAATAATTGATGAGGTTATAGATCAGAGACCAGTGGCCTTGGTGACTGATGCTGTTGGGACAGAGAAATAA